A genome region from Oncorhynchus masou masou isolate Uvic2021 chromosome 14, UVic_Omas_1.1, whole genome shotgun sequence includes the following:
- the LOC135554021 gene encoding disintegrin and metalloproteinase domain-containing protein 11-like isoform X1, with product MSNIFFLNNKYLFFCVINRVWFKVGSYQVSCVTGDGRSTLLRDASLWDWFSPEERRDSSDIAVEVAYPKRLVQQMESEEEMSHGHLDTRMKNTTGGTPPVHLAQSCFQVETFGHTFTLDLELNHNLLSSDYVERHFHQDGKPSQSMGGEHCYYQGRLRGLPESWAALSTCLGLCGMFSDGMFSYGIEPLFDGTNQTEGAHLVRRMPDVRLSSDCQGCTDDSGGGGARGNGDEQMKDPRVSEVLRRSKRQLPRRPTVQSETKYIELMVVNDYEMFVQLRRSTTQARNFAKAVVNMADAIYREQLNTRIVLVAMETWSSANMVPVVTDPLTTLQNFMKYRKDSIKEQSDTVHLFSGRTFQSSRSGAAYTGGVCSLTRGGGINEYGNVGPMAITLCQSLGQNIGMRWNNIRSSAGDCRCPDSWLGCIMEDTGYYLPRKFSRCSVDEYIQFLLQGGGSCLFNKPNKLLDPPECGNGFVETGEECDCGSQLECARSGGACCKKCTLTHDAMCSSGLCCSGCRYELRGAVCRQAVNDCDIPESCTGDSSQCPHNVHKLDGYMCDSSQGRCYSGRCRTLDGQCKGLWGYNSADRFCYEKLNAEGTEKGNCGPSPEGQGWLQCNKPDVLCGFLFCANMTVKPKFGDLEGEVTSHTIYHQNKYLDCRGGHVLLEDGSDLGYVEDGTPCGPNMMCLERRCLPVAAFNLSTCSGSTLGRTCSDHGTCSNEVKCICDRDYTGKDCSVFDPIPDPTPPASTEKKGPSGTNIIIGSIAGAILLAAIVLGGTGWGFKNIRRGRSGGG from the exons atgtcaaatatattttttttaaacaataagtATCTTTTTTTCTGTGTGATAAACCGTGTGTGGTTTAAAGTTGGCAGTTATCAGGTCTCCTGCGTTACAGGCGACGGCAGGTCGACTTTGCTGCGGGATGCGAGTTTGTGGGATTGGTTCTCGCCAGAGGAGCGGAGAGACAGTAGCGACATTGCGGTCGAAGTCGCCTATCCAAAGCGTCTGGTGCAGCAGATGGAGTCGGAGGAAGAAATGTCCCACGGCCATTTGGATACTCGCATGAAGAATACCACGGGAGGTACCCCC CCAGTCCATTTGGCCCAGAGTTGTTTCCAGGTGGAAACCTTCGGACACACCTTCACCCTAGACCTGGAGTTAAACCA CAACCTCCTGTCCTCAGACTACGTGGAGCGGCACTTCCACCAAGACGGCAAACCCTCGCAGTCTAtg GGAGGGGAGCACTGCTACTACCAAGGGAGGTTGAGGGGCTTACCAGAGTCCTGGGCAGCTCTCTCCACCTGTCTTGGACTATG tGGTATGTTTTCTGATGGGATGTTCTCTTATGGGATTGAGCCTCTTTTCGACGGGACCAATCAG ACTGAGGGGGCCCACCTAGTGCGTAGGATGCCTGATGTCAGACTATCCTCTGACTGTCAAG GCTGCACAGACGACAGTGGGGGGGGTGGAGCCAGAGGTAATGGTGATGAGCAGATGAAGGATCCCCGGGTCAGTGAGGTGCTGAGGCGTTCGAAGAGACAGCTGCCGCGCAGGCCCACCGTTCAGTCAGAGACCAAATACATCGAGCTGATGGTGGTCAACGACTACGAAATG TTTGTGCAGCTGCGACGCTCCACTACCCAGGCCAGGAACTTTGCCAAAGCAGTGGTCAATATGGCTGATGCA ATTTACAGGGAACAGCTGAACACCCGCATTGTGCTGGTTGCCATGGAGACCTGGTCGTCGGCCAACATGGTTCCCGTGGTGACCGACCCGTTGACGACGCTGCAGAACTTCATGAAGTACAGGAAGGACAGTATTAAGGAGCAAAGTGACACCGTGCACCTCTTCTC GGGGCGTACGTTCCAGAGCAGTCGCAGTGGGGCGGCCTACACCGGAGGGGTGTGCTCTCTCACCAGAGGAGGGGGCATCAACGAG tATGGTAACGTGGGTCCTATGGCCATCACTCTGTGCCAGAGTCTGGGTCAGAACATTGGGATGAGGTGGAATAACATACGCAGCTCTGCGG gaGACTGCAGATGTCCTGATTCTTGGCTTGGTTGTATCATGGAAGACACTGG ATATTACCTGCCCAGAAAGTTCTCTCGCTGCAGTGTTGACGAGTACATCCAGTTCTTGCTCCAGGGGGGCGGGAGCTGCCTCTTCAACAAGCCCAACAAG CTGTTGGACCCTCCTGAGTGTGGGAACGGCTTcgtggagacaggggaggagtgTGACTGTGGGTCTCAGCTG gAGTGTGCCCGTAGTGGAGGAGCGTGCTGTAAGAAGTGTACCCTGACCCACGATGCCATGTGCAGTAGTGGACTGTGCTGCAGTGGGTGCAGG TATGAGCTGAGAGGAGCGGTGTGCAGACAGGCTGTGAATGACTGTGACATCCCAGAGAGCTGCACAGGAGACTCCAGCCAG TGCCCACATAATGTGCACAAACTGGATGGATACATGTGTGACAGTAGTCAG ggtcgTTGTTATAGTGGTCGGTGCAGGACTCTCGATGGCCAGTGTAAGGGACTGTGGGGCTACA ATTCAGCAGACCGCTTCTGCTATGAGAAGCTGAATGCAGAGGGCACAGAGAAGGGCAACTGTGGGCCGAGTCCTGAGGGCCAGGGATGGCTGCAGTGCAACAAGCC gGATGTGCTGTGTGGTTTCCTGTTCTGTGCCAATATGACGGTGAAGCCAAAGTTTGGGGATCTGGAGGGGGAAGTGACCAGCCATACAATATACCACCAGAACAAGTACCTGGACTGCCG aGGGGGGCATGTCCTGCTGGAGGATGGGTCAGACCTGGGCTATGTAGAGGATGGGACGCCGTGCGGCCCCAACATGATGTGTCTGGAGCGCCGCTGTCTCCCCGTGGCAGCCTTCAACCTCAGCACCTGCTCCGGCTCCACGCTGGGACGCACCTGCTCTGACCACggg acatgcAGTAACGAGGTGAAGTGTATCTGTGACAGGGACTACACCGGGAAGGACTGCAGTGTCTTTGACCCCATCCCTGACCCCACGCCGCCTGCCAGCACGGAGAAGAAAG GTCCCAGTGGCACCAATATCATAATAGGGTCCATCGCAGGTGCTATTCTTCTGGCAGCTATAGTCCTAGGGGGGACAGGATGGGGATTTAA GAATATCCGAAGAGGAAG ATCTGGTGGAGGATAA
- the LOC135554021 gene encoding disintegrin and metalloproteinase domain-containing protein 11-like isoform X3 — protein MLAVWCLVFAAVGERLAVSVGSYQVSCVTGDGRSTLLRDASLWDWFSPEERRDSSDIAVEVAYPKRLVQQMESEEEMSHGHLDTRMKNTTGGTPPVHLAQSCFQVETFGHTFTLDLELNHNLLSSDYVERHFHQDGKPSQSMGGEHCYYQGRLRGLPESWAALSTCLGLCGMFSDGMFSYGIEPLFDGTNQTEGAHLVRRMPDVRLSSDCQGCTDDSGGGGARGNGDEQMKDPRVSEVLRRSKRQLPRRPTVQSETKYIELMVVNDYEMFVQLRRSTTQARNFAKAVVNMADAIYREQLNTRIVLVAMETWSSANMVPVVTDPLTTLQNFMKYRKDSIKEQSDTVHLFSGRTFQSSRSGAAYTGGVCSLTRGGGINEYGNVGPMAITLCQSLGQNIGMRWNNIRSSAGDCRCPDSWLGCIMEDTGYYLPRKFSRCSVDEYIQFLLQGGGSCLFNKPNKLLDPPECGNGFVETGEECDCGSQLECARSGGACCKKCTLTHDAMCSSGLCCSGCRYELRGAVCRQAVNDCDIPESCTGDSSQCPHNVHKLDGYMCDSSQGRCYSGRCRTLDGQCKGLWGYNSADRFCYEKLNAEGTEKGNCGPSPEGQGWLQCNKPDVLCGFLFCANMTVKPKFGDLEGEVTSHTIYHQNKYLDCRGGHVLLEDGSDLGYVEDGTPCGPNMMCLERRCLPVAAFNLSTCSGSTLGRTCSDHGTCSNEVKCICDRDYTGKDCSVFDPIPDPTPPASTEKKGPSGTNIIIGSIAGAILLAAIVLGGTGWGFKNIRRGRSGGG, from the exons ATGCTGGCGGTGTGGTGCTTGGTCTTTGCTGCAGTGGGCGAGAGGCTTGCGGTGTCAG TTGGCAGTTATCAGGTCTCCTGCGTTACAGGCGACGGCAGGTCGACTTTGCTGCGGGATGCGAGTTTGTGGGATTGGTTCTCGCCAGAGGAGCGGAGAGACAGTAGCGACATTGCGGTCGAAGTCGCCTATCCAAAGCGTCTGGTGCAGCAGATGGAGTCGGAGGAAGAAATGTCCCACGGCCATTTGGATACTCGCATGAAGAATACCACGGGAGGTACCCCC CCAGTCCATTTGGCCCAGAGTTGTTTCCAGGTGGAAACCTTCGGACACACCTTCACCCTAGACCTGGAGTTAAACCA CAACCTCCTGTCCTCAGACTACGTGGAGCGGCACTTCCACCAAGACGGCAAACCCTCGCAGTCTAtg GGAGGGGAGCACTGCTACTACCAAGGGAGGTTGAGGGGCTTACCAGAGTCCTGGGCAGCTCTCTCCACCTGTCTTGGACTATG tGGTATGTTTTCTGATGGGATGTTCTCTTATGGGATTGAGCCTCTTTTCGACGGGACCAATCAG ACTGAGGGGGCCCACCTAGTGCGTAGGATGCCTGATGTCAGACTATCCTCTGACTGTCAAG GCTGCACAGACGACAGTGGGGGGGGTGGAGCCAGAGGTAATGGTGATGAGCAGATGAAGGATCCCCGGGTCAGTGAGGTGCTGAGGCGTTCGAAGAGACAGCTGCCGCGCAGGCCCACCGTTCAGTCAGAGACCAAATACATCGAGCTGATGGTGGTCAACGACTACGAAATG TTTGTGCAGCTGCGACGCTCCACTACCCAGGCCAGGAACTTTGCCAAAGCAGTGGTCAATATGGCTGATGCA ATTTACAGGGAACAGCTGAACACCCGCATTGTGCTGGTTGCCATGGAGACCTGGTCGTCGGCCAACATGGTTCCCGTGGTGACCGACCCGTTGACGACGCTGCAGAACTTCATGAAGTACAGGAAGGACAGTATTAAGGAGCAAAGTGACACCGTGCACCTCTTCTC GGGGCGTACGTTCCAGAGCAGTCGCAGTGGGGCGGCCTACACCGGAGGGGTGTGCTCTCTCACCAGAGGAGGGGGCATCAACGAG tATGGTAACGTGGGTCCTATGGCCATCACTCTGTGCCAGAGTCTGGGTCAGAACATTGGGATGAGGTGGAATAACATACGCAGCTCTGCGG gaGACTGCAGATGTCCTGATTCTTGGCTTGGTTGTATCATGGAAGACACTGG ATATTACCTGCCCAGAAAGTTCTCTCGCTGCAGTGTTGACGAGTACATCCAGTTCTTGCTCCAGGGGGGCGGGAGCTGCCTCTTCAACAAGCCCAACAAG CTGTTGGACCCTCCTGAGTGTGGGAACGGCTTcgtggagacaggggaggagtgTGACTGTGGGTCTCAGCTG gAGTGTGCCCGTAGTGGAGGAGCGTGCTGTAAGAAGTGTACCCTGACCCACGATGCCATGTGCAGTAGTGGACTGTGCTGCAGTGGGTGCAGG TATGAGCTGAGAGGAGCGGTGTGCAGACAGGCTGTGAATGACTGTGACATCCCAGAGAGCTGCACAGGAGACTCCAGCCAG TGCCCACATAATGTGCACAAACTGGATGGATACATGTGTGACAGTAGTCAG ggtcgTTGTTATAGTGGTCGGTGCAGGACTCTCGATGGCCAGTGTAAGGGACTGTGGGGCTACA ATTCAGCAGACCGCTTCTGCTATGAGAAGCTGAATGCAGAGGGCACAGAGAAGGGCAACTGTGGGCCGAGTCCTGAGGGCCAGGGATGGCTGCAGTGCAACAAGCC gGATGTGCTGTGTGGTTTCCTGTTCTGTGCCAATATGACGGTGAAGCCAAAGTTTGGGGATCTGGAGGGGGAAGTGACCAGCCATACAATATACCACCAGAACAAGTACCTGGACTGCCG aGGGGGGCATGTCCTGCTGGAGGATGGGTCAGACCTGGGCTATGTAGAGGATGGGACGCCGTGCGGCCCCAACATGATGTGTCTGGAGCGCCGCTGTCTCCCCGTGGCAGCCTTCAACCTCAGCACCTGCTCCGGCTCCACGCTGGGACGCACCTGCTCTGACCACggg acatgcAGTAACGAGGTGAAGTGTATCTGTGACAGGGACTACACCGGGAAGGACTGCAGTGTCTTTGACCCCATCCCTGACCCCACGCCGCCTGCCAGCACGGAGAAGAAAG GTCCCAGTGGCACCAATATCATAATAGGGTCCATCGCAGGTGCTATTCTTCTGGCAGCTATAGTCCTAGGGGGGACAGGATGGGGATTTAA GAATATCCGAAGAGGAAG ATCTGGTGGAGGATAA
- the LOC135554022 gene encoding endoplasmic reticulum protein SC65-like: MAPTNVKDTWLSFCFCVVLVAPVLVEAQYEKYSFKSFPQNDLMPLESAYGHALDQYAAQNWRDSIKYLELSLRLHRLLKDSEAFCSQNCSTVSRDNDTLFADSSLRIMQHFLLRASCLKKCKTTFPVFTVAYPKRDVLEAFEKRVPYRYIQYAYYQLNNIERAVSAAHTFLQKNPEDPFISKNMNYYKTLFELDEYLIDHEERPYEPVFLKAVKLYNSGDFSASTRDMEQATTEYLRMYDLCLAGCEGSYEVTEYKDFYPTLADLYTEVLKCKVKCEGNLKPNIGGFFVEKFVATMYHYLQFAYYKLNDVRNAAPCAASYMLFDANDQVMQQNMVYYRFYREQWGLEEAHFLPRPEARRYFNQTTKQREMLEFALNYLQTDDEDVVSPEEVAAPSAPPDAEFEGIGDYEESFVADWWQEPKTKGDAGEPAA; the protein is encoded by the exons ATGGCCCCTACAAACGTTAAAGATACCTGGCTTTCATTTTGTTTTTGTGTAGTTTTGGTCGCTCCGGTTCTGGTCGAAGCCCAGTATGAGAAATATAGCTTTAAGAGTTTCCCACAGAATGACCTAATGCCACTTGAATCTGCGTATGGACATGCTCTGGACCAGTATGCAGCGCAGAACTGGAGGGACAGCATCAAGTACCTGGAATTGAGTTTGCGTCTTCACCGGCTACTGAAAGACAGCGAAGCATTTTGCAGCCAGAACTGTAGCACTGTCAGTCGGGACAATGATACCCTCTTCGCGGACAGCAGTCTCCGCATCATGCAGCATTTCTTACTCCGGGCTTCATGCCTTAAAAAGTGCAAAACAACATTTCCAGTGTTTACAGTAGCCTACCCAAAGAGAGATGTTCTGGAAGCCTTTGAGAAGAGGGTACCCTACCGGTACATACAATATGCTTACTACCAG tTAAACAACATAGAGAGGGCCGTGTCAGCGGCTCACACGTTCCTCCAGAAGAACCCAGAAGACCCCTTCATCTCCAAGAACATGAACTACTACAAGACCCTGTTTGAGCTGGACGAGTACCTCATCGACCACGAGGAGCGTCCCTACGAG CCTGTGTTCCTGAAGGCTGTGAAACTGTATAACTCTGGAGATTTCAGCGCCAGTACTCGGGACATGGAGCAGGCCACTACGGAGTACCTCAGAATGTACGACCTCTGCCTGGCAGGCTGCGAAGGGTCATATGAGGTCACAGAGTACAAAGACTTCTACCCTACACTGGCAG atctctACACGGAAGTTCTGAAGTGTAAAGTGAAGTGTGAGGGGAACCTGAAGCCCAACATCGGTGGTTTCTTTGTGGAAAAGTTTGTGGCTACCATGTACCACTACCTTCAGTTTGCCTACTATAAAC TGAACGACGTGCGTAACGCGGCTCCGTGTGCGGCCAGCTACATGCTGTTTGACGCTAACGACCAGGTGATGCAGCAGAACATGGTGTACTACCGCTTCTACCGAGAACAGTGGGGCCTGGAGGAGGCGCACTTCCTGCCTCGCCCG GAGGCACGGAGGTACTTTAACCAAACGACCAAGCAGAGGGAAATGCTGGAGTTTGCACTGAACTACCTACAGACAGATGATGAG GATGTGGTGAGTCCAGAGGAGGTGGCTGCTCCCTCGGCCCCCCCTGACGCTGAGTTTGAGGGGATAGGAGATTACGAGGAGTCCTTCGTAGCAGACTGGTGGCAGGAACCCAAAACCAAGGGGGACGCTGGGGAACCTGCAGCCTGA
- the LOC135554021 gene encoding disintegrin and metalloproteinase domain-containing protein 11-like isoform X2 codes for MLAVWCLVFAAVGERLAVSGDGRSTLLRDASLWDWFSPEERRDSSDIAVEVAYPKRLVQQMESEEEMSHGHLDTRMKNTTGGTPPVHLAQSCFQVETFGHTFTLDLELNHNLLSSDYVERHFHQDGKPSQSMGGEHCYYQGRLRGLPESWAALSTCLGLCGMFSDGMFSYGIEPLFDGTNQTEGAHLVRRMPDVRLSSDCQGCTDDSGGGGARGNGDEQMKDPRVSEVLRRSKRQLPRRPTVQSETKYIELMVVNDYEMFVQLRRSTTQARNFAKAVVNMADAIYREQLNTRIVLVAMETWSSANMVPVVTDPLTTLQNFMKYRKDSIKEQSDTVHLFSGRTFQSSRSGAAYTGGVCSLTRGGGINEYGNVGPMAITLCQSLGQNIGMRWNNIRSSAGDCRCPDSWLGCIMEDTGYYLPRKFSRCSVDEYIQFLLQGGGSCLFNKPNKLLDPPECGNGFVETGEECDCGSQLECARSGGACCKKCTLTHDAMCSSGLCCSGCRYELRGAVCRQAVNDCDIPESCTGDSSQCPHNVHKLDGYMCDSSQGRCYSGRCRTLDGQCKGLWGYNSADRFCYEKLNAEGTEKGNCGPSPEGQGWLQCNKPDVLCGFLFCANMTVKPKFGDLEGEVTSHTIYHQNKYLDCRGGHVLLEDGSDLGYVEDGTPCGPNMMCLERRCLPVAAFNLSTCSGSTLGRTCSDHGTCSNEVKCICDRDYTGKDCSVFDPIPDPTPPASTEKKGPSGTNIIIGSIAGAILLAAIVLGGTGWGFKNIRRGRSGGG; via the exons ATGCTGGCGGTGTGGTGCTTGGTCTTTGCTGCAGTGGGCGAGAGGCTTGCGGTGTCAG GCGACGGCAGGTCGACTTTGCTGCGGGATGCGAGTTTGTGGGATTGGTTCTCGCCAGAGGAGCGGAGAGACAGTAGCGACATTGCGGTCGAAGTCGCCTATCCAAAGCGTCTGGTGCAGCAGATGGAGTCGGAGGAAGAAATGTCCCACGGCCATTTGGATACTCGCATGAAGAATACCACGGGAGGTACCCCC CCAGTCCATTTGGCCCAGAGTTGTTTCCAGGTGGAAACCTTCGGACACACCTTCACCCTAGACCTGGAGTTAAACCA CAACCTCCTGTCCTCAGACTACGTGGAGCGGCACTTCCACCAAGACGGCAAACCCTCGCAGTCTAtg GGAGGGGAGCACTGCTACTACCAAGGGAGGTTGAGGGGCTTACCAGAGTCCTGGGCAGCTCTCTCCACCTGTCTTGGACTATG tGGTATGTTTTCTGATGGGATGTTCTCTTATGGGATTGAGCCTCTTTTCGACGGGACCAATCAG ACTGAGGGGGCCCACCTAGTGCGTAGGATGCCTGATGTCAGACTATCCTCTGACTGTCAAG GCTGCACAGACGACAGTGGGGGGGGTGGAGCCAGAGGTAATGGTGATGAGCAGATGAAGGATCCCCGGGTCAGTGAGGTGCTGAGGCGTTCGAAGAGACAGCTGCCGCGCAGGCCCACCGTTCAGTCAGAGACCAAATACATCGAGCTGATGGTGGTCAACGACTACGAAATG TTTGTGCAGCTGCGACGCTCCACTACCCAGGCCAGGAACTTTGCCAAAGCAGTGGTCAATATGGCTGATGCA ATTTACAGGGAACAGCTGAACACCCGCATTGTGCTGGTTGCCATGGAGACCTGGTCGTCGGCCAACATGGTTCCCGTGGTGACCGACCCGTTGACGACGCTGCAGAACTTCATGAAGTACAGGAAGGACAGTATTAAGGAGCAAAGTGACACCGTGCACCTCTTCTC GGGGCGTACGTTCCAGAGCAGTCGCAGTGGGGCGGCCTACACCGGAGGGGTGTGCTCTCTCACCAGAGGAGGGGGCATCAACGAG tATGGTAACGTGGGTCCTATGGCCATCACTCTGTGCCAGAGTCTGGGTCAGAACATTGGGATGAGGTGGAATAACATACGCAGCTCTGCGG gaGACTGCAGATGTCCTGATTCTTGGCTTGGTTGTATCATGGAAGACACTGG ATATTACCTGCCCAGAAAGTTCTCTCGCTGCAGTGTTGACGAGTACATCCAGTTCTTGCTCCAGGGGGGCGGGAGCTGCCTCTTCAACAAGCCCAACAAG CTGTTGGACCCTCCTGAGTGTGGGAACGGCTTcgtggagacaggggaggagtgTGACTGTGGGTCTCAGCTG gAGTGTGCCCGTAGTGGAGGAGCGTGCTGTAAGAAGTGTACCCTGACCCACGATGCCATGTGCAGTAGTGGACTGTGCTGCAGTGGGTGCAGG TATGAGCTGAGAGGAGCGGTGTGCAGACAGGCTGTGAATGACTGTGACATCCCAGAGAGCTGCACAGGAGACTCCAGCCAG TGCCCACATAATGTGCACAAACTGGATGGATACATGTGTGACAGTAGTCAG ggtcgTTGTTATAGTGGTCGGTGCAGGACTCTCGATGGCCAGTGTAAGGGACTGTGGGGCTACA ATTCAGCAGACCGCTTCTGCTATGAGAAGCTGAATGCAGAGGGCACAGAGAAGGGCAACTGTGGGCCGAGTCCTGAGGGCCAGGGATGGCTGCAGTGCAACAAGCC gGATGTGCTGTGTGGTTTCCTGTTCTGTGCCAATATGACGGTGAAGCCAAAGTTTGGGGATCTGGAGGGGGAAGTGACCAGCCATACAATATACCACCAGAACAAGTACCTGGACTGCCG aGGGGGGCATGTCCTGCTGGAGGATGGGTCAGACCTGGGCTATGTAGAGGATGGGACGCCGTGCGGCCCCAACATGATGTGTCTGGAGCGCCGCTGTCTCCCCGTGGCAGCCTTCAACCTCAGCACCTGCTCCGGCTCCACGCTGGGACGCACCTGCTCTGACCACggg acatgcAGTAACGAGGTGAAGTGTATCTGTGACAGGGACTACACCGGGAAGGACTGCAGTGTCTTTGACCCCATCCCTGACCCCACGCCGCCTGCCAGCACGGAGAAGAAAG GTCCCAGTGGCACCAATATCATAATAGGGTCCATCGCAGGTGCTATTCTTCTGGCAGCTATAGTCCTAGGGGGGACAGGATGGGGATTTAA GAATATCCGAAGAGGAAG ATCTGGTGGAGGATAA